One stretch of Methylopila sp. 73B DNA includes these proteins:
- a CDS encoding vWA domain-containing protein, giving the protein MTGLGFDHPWALALLPLALLPFLVSPLRLSGVPSDDVAPEDTLSRAVGAGLVALGALSIVLLVLGLSGLHRRDHVVERTGVGANIVLLIDRSSSMDSTFANRRPDGAEESKSVAARRLLTDFAARRPADRVAVAAFSTAPMLVIPMTDKHDAVRAAIGAIDRPGLAHTDVGRGLSLAFSMFDETSTETSRAIVLVSDGAAVIDRRVQDALRAAAARDPVRLYWLFLRTAGARGITDRPPPGDPDSPQTYPERHLDIFFKTLGLPYRSFEARSAAEVSDAIREIDQLEQRPTLYSETIPRQDLDWLCYWAAAGALLLLLGAKLSERRLEDWEGEAARAAPSFTSPQRGEVARRSRAGEGDARSPSRSRPPHPAFRADLSPLGRGEGRRTESGRAAS; this is encoded by the coding sequence ATGACGGGGCTGGGCTTCGACCACCCCTGGGCGCTTGCGCTGCTGCCGCTCGCGCTGCTGCCGTTCCTGGTCTCGCCGCTGCGGCTCTCGGGCGTGCCCTCCGACGACGTGGCGCCGGAGGACACGCTGTCGCGCGCGGTCGGCGCCGGGCTCGTCGCCCTCGGGGCGCTGTCGATCGTGCTGCTCGTCCTCGGCCTGTCGGGCCTCCACCGCCGCGACCACGTGGTCGAGCGCACCGGCGTCGGCGCCAACATCGTGCTGCTGATCGACCGCTCGTCGAGCATGGACTCGACCTTCGCCAACCGGCGCCCGGACGGGGCTGAGGAATCGAAGTCGGTGGCCGCGCGCCGCCTGCTGACCGACTTCGCCGCCCGCCGCCCCGCCGACCGGGTCGCCGTCGCGGCCTTCTCGACCGCGCCGATGCTGGTCATCCCGATGACCGACAAGCACGACGCGGTGCGCGCCGCGATCGGCGCCATCGACCGCCCCGGCCTCGCCCACACCGACGTCGGCCGCGGGCTCTCGCTCGCCTTCTCAATGTTCGACGAGACCTCGACCGAGACCTCGCGCGCAATCGTGCTGGTGTCCGACGGCGCGGCGGTGATCGACCGCCGCGTGCAGGACGCGCTGCGCGCCGCCGCCGCCCGCGATCCGGTGCGGCTCTACTGGCTGTTCCTGCGCACGGCGGGCGCGCGCGGCATCACCGATCGCCCGCCGCCCGGCGACCCGGACAGCCCGCAGACCTATCCCGAGCGCCACCTCGACATCTTCTTCAAGACGCTCGGCCTGCCCTACCGCTCGTTCGAGGCGCGCAGCGCCGCCGAGGTCTCCGACGCCATCCGCGAAATCGACCAGCTCGAGCAGCGTCCGACGCTCTACTCCGAGACCATCCCGCGGCAGGACCTTGACTGGCTGTGCTACTGGGCCGCCGCCGGCGCGCTGCTGCTGCTGCTCGGCGCCAAGCTCAGCGAGCGCCGGCTGGAGGACTGGGAGGGGGAGGCGGCGCGTGCGGCGCCTTCCTTCACCTCTCCCCAGCGGGGAGAGGTCGCGCGGCGAAGCCGGGCGGGTGAGGGGGACGCACGCTCTCCTTCGCGCTCAAGACCCCCTCACCCGGCCTTTCGGGCCGACCTCTCCCCGCTGGGGAGAGGTGAAGGAAGGCGCACCGAATCCGGGAGGGCGGCGTCGTGA
- a CDS encoding SRPBCC family protein, which translates to MLSRRTAVAALALVLAAPAYAHGPTPQKVDQSVTVKADPAKVWALVKDFGAIQSWHPEVEKSSATGAAAGAERTLALKGKPGQIVEGLDEVDEAKRSISYRLSGEAGETLPVSSYSAAMIVTAKDGGAEVKWEGRFYRADTSNEPPEGKDDQSAVDAMTAFFKTGLEGLKAKVEAGG; encoded by the coding sequence ATGCTGTCACGCAGGACCGCCGTCGCCGCCCTCGCCCTGGTTCTGGCGGCGCCCGCCTATGCGCATGGTCCGACCCCGCAGAAAGTCGACCAGAGCGTCACGGTGAAGGCCGATCCGGCGAAGGTGTGGGCGCTGGTCAAGGACTTCGGCGCCATCCAGTCCTGGCACCCGGAGGTCGAGAAGAGCTCGGCCACGGGCGCCGCCGCCGGCGCCGAGCGCACGCTCGCGCTCAAGGGCAAGCCCGGCCAGATCGTGGAGGGCCTCGACGAGGTCGACGAGGCCAAGAGGAGCATCTCCTACCGCCTGTCCGGCGAGGCCGGCGAGACCCTGCCCGTGAGCTCCTACTCCGCCGCGATGATCGTGACGGCGAAGGACGGCGGCGCCGAGGTGAAGTGGGAGGGCCGGTTCTACCGCGCCGACACCTCGAACGAGCCGCCGGAGGGCAAGGACGACCAGTCCGCGGTCGACGCCATGACCGCCTTCTTCAAGACCGGCCTCGAGGGCTTGAAGGCCAAGGTCGAGGCCGGCGGATGA
- a CDS encoding vWA domain-containing protein, with protein MRRPDWRTVALGAALALGVVAALQPETEAERPTYDVVAFVDITGSMNARDYRDASGRPQSRLEAVKTRLSTAVGRLPCGSKMGLGVFTERRVFLLFEPMDVCRNYGAVAGAIAGLDWRMGWEGDSRVASAVFAALDMLAPMNVDIVFLTDGQEAPPMRADMPLEYSGDKDKVKGLLVGVGGTELVPIPKHDDFGRETGFYAMEDVPQASRLGPPPTGAENLPGYNARNAPFGEMPAGEEHLTSVRESYLGDLGRITGLGYARLDQPDALAQAIAANARPRPVAVAVDLSPLPAAAALLALVALYGVPTLARLGRRRAPTHASRSFN; from the coding sequence GTGAGGCGGCCGGACTGGCGCACGGTCGCGCTCGGCGCCGCGCTCGCGCTCGGCGTCGTCGCGGCGCTGCAGCCGGAGACGGAGGCGGAGCGGCCGACCTACGACGTGGTCGCCTTCGTCGACATCACCGGCAGCATGAACGCGCGCGACTACCGCGACGCCAGCGGCCGGCCGCAGAGCCGGCTCGAGGCGGTGAAGACCCGGCTCTCGACCGCGGTCGGCCGGTTGCCCTGCGGCTCCAAAATGGGGCTCGGCGTGTTCACTGAGCGGCGCGTCTTCCTGCTGTTCGAGCCCATGGACGTCTGCCGGAACTACGGCGCCGTCGCCGGCGCGATCGCGGGGCTCGACTGGCGCATGGGGTGGGAGGGCGACAGCCGGGTGGCCTCCGCCGTGTTCGCGGCGCTCGACATGCTCGCGCCGATGAACGTCGACATCGTGTTCCTGACCGACGGCCAGGAGGCGCCGCCGATGCGCGCCGACATGCCCCTCGAGTATTCCGGCGACAAGGACAAGGTGAAGGGCCTGCTCGTCGGCGTCGGCGGGACCGAGCTCGTGCCGATCCCGAAGCACGACGATTTCGGCCGCGAAACCGGATTCTACGCCATGGAGGACGTGCCGCAGGCCTCGCGCCTCGGGCCGCCGCCGACCGGGGCCGAGAACCTGCCCGGCTACAACGCCCGCAACGCCCCGTTCGGCGAGATGCCGGCCGGCGAGGAGCATCTCACCTCCGTGCGCGAGAGCTACCTCGGCGATCTCGGCCGGATAACGGGGCTCGGCTACGCCCGGCTCGACCAGCCCGACGCGCTGGCCCAGGCGATCGCCGCCAACGCCCGGCCGCGGCCGGTCGCGGTCGCCGTCGATCTCTCGCCTCTTCCCGCCGCGGCGGCGCTTCTCGCGCTCGTCGCGCTCTACGGCGTTCCGACGCTCGCCCGCCTCGGGCGGCGGCGCGCGCCAACCCATGCCTCCAGGAGTTTCAACTGA